A single genomic interval of Hoplias malabaricus isolate fHopMal1 chromosome 7, fHopMal1.hap1, whole genome shotgun sequence harbors:
- the LOC136702027 gene encoding galectin-3, whose product MSCPSSGQQGIWPCQGSQQPGAQVWPGQPYQPCWPSQAPQPNWPGTQPCTPNWPQNPQATPNQQGWPQNPQATPNQQGWPLPPTTQPNQPTQPIQPSLPAPPSQPTQPAQPTQPIQPTQPIQPSWPAQLPTPTGYLPTPVHPGWSGNPGQSGWPGQGPTGSAQQPWPPAPAANPVSVPFIMNFPRGIYDKLMLTIRGQVKPNAKMFTVNFLRGNDIALHINPRFNDGGKPVLVRNHKLGERWGSEERNILGPFPFAPGVHFEMKILVTVNEFKVAVNNTPMFEFKHRIREVNQIDRINILHDVTLTSVNVDTLP is encoded by the exons ATGAGTTGTCCATCTTCTGGTCAGCAGGGAATATGGCCGTGCCAGGGGTCTCAGCAGCCAGGGGCACAAGTGTGGCCAGGCCAACCCTACCAGCCCTGCTGGCCCTCTCAGGCCCCTCAGCCTAACTGGCCTGGAACGCAGCCATGCACACCCAACTGGCCTCAAAACCCACAAGCAACTCCTAATCAGCAAGGCTGGCCTCAAAACCCACAAGCAACTCCTAATCAGCAAGGCTGGCCTCTTCCTCCTACAACTCAACCCAATCAACCCACCCAGCCAATTCAACCTAGCCTACCTGCTCCACCCAGTCAACCCACACAACCTGCACAGCCTACACAACCTATTCAACCAACACAACCCATTCAGCCCAGCTGGCCTGCACAACTTCCCACCCCGACAGGATACTTGCCCACACCTGTTCATCCTGGGTGGTCCGGGAACCCTGGGCAATCCGGATGGCCCGGACAGGGCCCTACTGGGAGTGCACAGCAGCCATGGCCACCAGCTCCAGCCGCAAATCCCGTT TCAGTGCCGTTCATCATGAACTTCCCAAGAGGCATCTATGACAAGTTAATGCTCACAATAAGGGGACAGGTTAAGCCTAATGCGAAAAT GTTCACAGTGAATTTCCTGCGTGGTAACGACATCGCTTTACACATCAACCCTCGCTTTAATGACGGAGGAAAGCCGGTGCTTGTCCGCAACCACAAGCTGGGGGAGAGATGGGGCAGTGAAGAAAGGAACATTTTAGGGCCATTCCCATTTGCTCCAGGAGTACATTTTGAG ATGAAGATCCTCGTCACAGTGAATGAATTCAAGGTAGCTGTCAATAACACGCCCATGTTTGAATTCAAGCATCGCATCAGAGAGGTCAACCAAATCGACCGTATCAACATCCTGCACGACGTCACTCTAACCTCAGTCAATGTGGACACACTGCCCTGA